From a single Ensifer adhaerens genomic region:
- a CDS encoding NAD(P)-dependent dehydrogenase, short-chain alcohol dehydrogenase family: MRYSTAFDLSGQVAVVTGGASGIGLESARALGQCGAAIELVDFNAATLATAAETLGKDGVKVATSVVDVTDPKQVNAAAEQIFARAGRVDTLLNSAGIAKLHSAIEISDEDWRRVMDVNVNGTFWCCRAFGARMIEAGGGSVVNMGSMSGTIINRPQFASSYMASKGAIHQLTKALAVEWAQSGVRVNALAPGYVATEMTLAMRARPELFNTWLDMTPMGRLAEPQEIASLVVFLASAASSYMTGSIVAVDGGYTSI; this comes from the coding sequence TTGCGCTATTCAACTGCTTTCGACCTGTCCGGTCAGGTCGCCGTCGTAACGGGCGGCGCAAGCGGCATCGGGCTTGAATCCGCGCGTGCACTCGGTCAGTGCGGCGCCGCAATCGAGCTTGTCGATTTTAATGCCGCGACACTGGCCACTGCTGCCGAAACGCTCGGGAAGGATGGCGTCAAGGTTGCGACCAGCGTGGTCGACGTGACGGATCCGAAGCAGGTGAATGCCGCAGCCGAGCAGATTTTTGCACGGGCAGGTCGTGTTGATACGCTGCTCAATTCGGCCGGCATCGCGAAGCTGCATTCGGCCATCGAGATCAGCGACGAGGACTGGCGGCGGGTCATGGACGTGAATGTCAACGGCACTTTCTGGTGCTGCCGGGCTTTTGGTGCACGCATGATCGAGGCCGGCGGCGGTTCCGTCGTCAACATGGGTTCCATGTCCGGGACGATTATCAACCGCCCGCAATTTGCCTCCAGCTACATGGCCTCCAAGGGTGCAATCCACCAGCTGACCAAGGCGCTGGCGGTGGAGTGGGCGCAATCCGGCGTACGGGTCAATGCGCTGGCGCCGGGCTATGTCGCGACAGAAATGACGCTCGCGATGCGGGCAAGGCCGGAGCTTTTCAATACCTGGCTCGACATGACGCCCATGGGGCGGCTCGCCGAGCCTCAGGAGATCGCGTCGCTGGTGGTTTTTCTGGCCTCCGCGGCATCGTCTTACATGACCGGTTCGATCGTCGCCGTCGATGGCGGCTACACAAGCATATGA
- a CDS encoding monosaccharide ABC transporter substrate-binding protein, CUT2 family produces the protein MRHSMNMSRRTTVKMAALAAALAVVPMAAHADGDEGMSLKGKTIGISAVGTDHNWDLKAYQGQIDELKRLGAEVIALDAGRNDQTQVSQLQTLISQKPDAILEQLGNLDVLNPWLKKIKEAGIPLFTVDTATPYAINNTTSNNYNIGAELALQIVQDMGGKGKIAVFNGFYSVPVCKIRYDQLMYVLKSFPDIEVIKPELRDVIPNTVQQAYSDTTDVLTKNGKDSGLKAIWACWDVPMVGATQAIQAAGRTDVKTYGVDGSPDYVEMVADPKSPAGAVAAQQPYKIGVQAARNVAAYLNGKTVPPFTFVSSVLINKENAATVGKDFLPKK, from the coding sequence ATGCGTCATTCCATGAACATGAGCCGTCGCACGACGGTGAAAATGGCAGCCCTTGCCGCCGCTCTTGCCGTTGTGCCGATGGCGGCGCACGCGGATGGCGACGAAGGCATGTCTCTGAAGGGCAAGACAATCGGCATTTCGGCCGTCGGCACCGACCATAACTGGGACCTCAAGGCCTATCAGGGTCAGATCGACGAACTGAAGCGCCTCGGCGCGGAAGTCATTGCTCTGGACGCCGGCCGCAACGACCAGACTCAGGTCAGTCAGCTCCAGACGCTGATTTCGCAGAAGCCCGATGCCATTCTCGAGCAGCTCGGTAATCTCGATGTCCTCAATCCGTGGCTGAAGAAAATCAAGGAAGCCGGCATTCCGTTGTTCACGGTCGATACCGCCACACCGTATGCCATCAACAACACCACGTCCAACAACTACAATATCGGCGCGGAACTGGCGCTTCAGATTGTTCAGGACATGGGTGGCAAGGGCAAGATCGCGGTCTTCAACGGCTTCTATTCGGTGCCGGTCTGCAAGATCCGTTACGATCAGTTGATGTATGTGCTGAAGTCCTTCCCGGACATTGAAGTCATCAAGCCGGAACTGCGCGACGTCATCCCGAACACGGTGCAACAGGCCTATTCGGACACGACCGACGTGTTGACCAAGAACGGCAAGGATAGTGGGCTGAAGGCTATCTGGGCGTGCTGGGACGTGCCGATGGTCGGCGCAACCCAGGCGATCCAGGCTGCCGGCCGCACCGACGTGAAGACCTATGGCGTCGATGGCAGCCCGGATTATGTCGAAATGGTTGCCGATCCGAAGTCGCCGGCAGGCGCGGTTGCGGCACAGCAGCCTTACAAGATCGGTGTCCAGGCTGCCCGCAACGTGGCCGCCTATCTGAACGGCAAGACGGTACCGCCGTTCACCTTCGTTTCGTCGGTCCTGATCAACAAGGAAAACGCCGCCACCGTTGGCAAGGACTTCCTCCCGAAGAAGTAA
- a CDS encoding GntR family transcriptional regulator: protein MATEILEKRGRGRPRNVEEDSRNAELLAEISAAGLIDRASSTPLWVQLKNALADRIGRKLFLLDDPLPSEQTMCELFNVSRPVVRAALAGLSDEGLVTKVPRRGIFVSRPRMETNFLTSNVSVHSDLEARGHKVTSQTFEFRRAEPDEEEKRVFDLPPNGTVIRVGRIYRSDGRPITHTLISLPGHKVPEMENIDISDQSIFQILKDRYGLVSQRAERWFTAAMPDEDVARRLEIAPGQPVISIESIAYDKNDAPLEFYRAFYNSAVARIHVSTGTFKN from the coding sequence ATGGCGACAGAAATTCTTGAAAAGCGTGGCCGGGGCAGGCCGCGTAACGTCGAGGAAGACAGTCGCAATGCGGAGCTTCTGGCCGAGATCAGTGCCGCAGGTCTGATCGACCGTGCGAGTTCCACGCCGCTTTGGGTCCAGCTGAAAAATGCGCTCGCGGACAGGATCGGCCGCAAGCTTTTCTTGCTGGACGATCCTTTGCCCTCCGAGCAGACGATGTGCGAACTTTTCAATGTTTCGCGTCCAGTCGTTCGCGCTGCTCTCGCGGGCCTCTCGGACGAGGGGCTTGTCACCAAGGTTCCGCGCCGCGGCATTTTCGTTTCGCGGCCACGGATGGAGACGAACTTCCTGACCTCCAACGTTTCCGTTCATTCGGACCTCGAGGCGCGGGGCCATAAGGTGACTTCGCAGACCTTCGAGTTTCGCCGCGCGGAGCCCGACGAGGAAGAGAAACGGGTCTTTGACCTGCCGCCGAACGGAACCGTCATTCGTGTTGGCCGCATCTACCGCTCCGACGGCCGCCCAATCACGCATACGCTGATCTCGCTGCCGGGCCACAAGGTGCCGGAAATGGAGAATATCGATATCTCCGACCAGTCCATCTTCCAGATCCTGAAGGACCGCTACGGTCTCGTTTCCCAGCGCGCTGAACGCTGGTTCACGGCAGCCATGCCGGATGAGGATGTGGCACGGCGCCTGGAGATCGCTCCAGGTCAGCCCGTGATTTCCATCGAGTCCATTGCCTACGACAAGAACGATGCGCCTCTGGAGTTCTATCGCGCCTTTTACAACTCCGCTGTCGCGCGCATCCACGTCTCCACCGGCACCTTCAAGAACTGA
- a CDS encoding L-fuculose-phosphate aldolase → MSNFSTGSERDIREAIIEACLEMNRVGINQGTSGNISVRWNDGMLITPTSMPYKQMKVEDIVWMGFDGSVAGNRTPSSEWRFHLDIMRTKSDVGAIVHAHPHACTTLSIMGKGIPPLHYMVAIAGGHDVRCAPYATFGTEELSRNALAALADRAACLLGHHGMIATGKTLDRAMWMAVEIETLAKQYLACLPFGEPPLLSVEEIENVISRMNGYGHAG, encoded by the coding sequence ATGAGCAACTTTTCAACCGGTTCGGAGCGGGATATCCGCGAGGCGATCATCGAAGCCTGCCTCGAAATGAATCGCGTAGGCATCAATCAGGGCACGTCAGGCAATATTTCGGTGCGCTGGAACGACGGCATGCTGATCACGCCGACATCCATGCCTTACAAGCAGATGAAGGTCGAAGACATTGTCTGGATGGGCTTTGACGGTTCCGTCGCCGGAAATCGGACGCCGTCTTCCGAATGGCGTTTCCATCTCGATATCATGCGAACCAAGAGCGATGTCGGAGCAATCGTTCACGCCCATCCCCATGCCTGCACGACATTGTCGATCATGGGCAAGGGCATTCCACCGCTGCACTACATGGTTGCCATTGCCGGCGGGCACGACGTGCGCTGCGCGCCCTATGCGACGTTCGGCACGGAAGAACTGTCGCGCAACGCGTTGGCTGCCCTTGCCGACCGCGCCGCCTGTCTGCTCGGCCATCACGGGATGATCGCGACGGGAAAGACCCTCGACCGTGCCATGTGGATGGCCGTAGAGATCGAAACTTTGGCCAAGCAGTATCTCGCGTGTCTGCCCTTTGGAGAGCCGCCGCTGCTCAGTGTTGAAGAAATTGAGAATGTCATCAGCCGCATGAACGGATACGGTCACGCGGGCTGA